In Burkholderia sp. GAS332, one DNA window encodes the following:
- a CDS encoding outer membrane transport energization protein ExbD — MAMSPFAGDDDDGLMNEINMTPLVDVMLVLLIVFMVTIPVIRHAVKIDLPHASSQKEDTKPAQVTVAIDADGNVLWDEKKVDDTALRAKIAEAAQANPQPELHLDADRKVAYEKVAEVMSAAQAGGLTKIGFVTQPKGK; from the coding sequence ATGGCAATGAGCCCCTTCGCCGGCGACGATGACGACGGCCTGATGAACGAAATCAACATGACGCCGCTCGTCGACGTGATGTTGGTTCTCCTGATCGTCTTCATGGTGACGATTCCGGTGATTCGTCACGCGGTCAAAATCGATCTGCCGCATGCGAGCAGTCAGAAAGAAGATACCAAGCCTGCACAAGTAACGGTCGCCATCGACGCGGACGGCAACGTGTTGTGGGACGAGAAAAAGGTCGACGACACGGCGTTGCGCGCGAAGATTGCAGAAGCTGCGCAAGCGAATCCGCAGCCGGAGCTGCATCTGGATGCGGACCGCAAGGTCGCGTACGAGAAAGTGGCGGAAGTGATGTCGGCGGCGCAGGCCGGCGGTCTCACGAAGATCGGCTTCGTCACGCAGCCTAAAGGCAAATAA
- a CDS encoding transcriptional regulator, LysR family: MGNSVIFETWSYYRDRFPRCQPPSRNGLFYYWNDEMKIDSHNLNDLMYFSQVVEHGGFSAAERVLGISKSRLSRRLTELEASLGVRLLQRSTRKLALTEAGQLFYQHCQAMLSEAQAAVNVVQQLRSSPRGTVRVSVPVTISQTILSQILPEFMHRYPEVRVVMRVTNRVVDLFEDSIDIALRVRSDPPENANIVVRPLWRTQQMLVGAPSLLQQNAPPLLPADLSRFETLDVPTGDGRHVFNLIAPDGTHHAHEHEPRLVTADLMTIREAVLSGVGIAALPEMMYGSALRAGQLSPVMPGWTLPTPQLYAVFVSRQGMVPAVRAFVDYLVEMLDPDDGKHITGECPTRAAQDAAQPLLAVAS; the protein is encoded by the coding sequence ATGGGGAATAGCGTTATTTTTGAAACATGGAGCTATTATAGGGACCGTTTTCCTAGGTGCCAGCCACCGTCACGCAATGGATTGTTCTATTACTGGAACGATGAGATGAAGATCGATTCACACAATCTGAATGACCTGATGTACTTTTCGCAGGTCGTCGAACACGGTGGTTTTTCCGCTGCCGAGCGCGTGCTGGGCATTTCCAAGTCGCGCCTGTCGCGCCGGCTGACCGAGCTGGAAGCATCGTTGGGCGTGCGTTTGCTGCAGCGCTCCACCCGCAAGCTGGCGCTCACTGAAGCCGGCCAGCTCTTCTACCAGCACTGTCAGGCGATGCTGAGCGAGGCTCAGGCGGCCGTCAATGTCGTGCAACAGCTGCGTTCGTCGCCGCGCGGTACGGTGCGCGTCAGCGTGCCGGTGACGATTTCGCAGACGATTCTGTCGCAGATCCTGCCGGAATTCATGCATCGCTACCCGGAAGTGCGCGTGGTCATGCGCGTGACGAACCGTGTGGTCGATCTGTTCGAGGATTCGATCGACATCGCGCTACGCGTGCGCTCCGATCCGCCGGAAAACGCTAACATCGTCGTGCGCCCGTTGTGGCGCACGCAGCAGATGCTGGTCGGGGCACCGAGCCTGTTGCAGCAGAATGCGCCGCCGCTGTTGCCTGCCGATCTGAGCCGTTTCGAAACGCTCGACGTGCCGACCGGCGACGGCCGCCACGTCTTCAATCTGATCGCTCCCGACGGCACGCACCACGCGCACGAACACGAGCCGCGCCTCGTCACCGCCGATCTGATGACGATTCGTGAAGCGGTGCTATCCGGCGTCGGTATCGCCGCGTTGCCGGAAATGATGTACGGCAGCGCGCTGCGCGCGGGACAGTTGTCGCCGGTGATGCCGGGCTGGACCCTTCCCACGCCGCAGTTGTACGCGGTATTCGTGTCGCGGCAGGGGATGGTGCCGGCGGTGCGCGCATTCGTCGATTATCTGGTCGAAATGCTCGATCCGGACGACGGTAAGCACATCACCGGCGAGTGTCCGACGCGTGCAGCGCAAGACGCTGCGCAGCCCCTTCTCGCGGTCGCGTCATAG